In a genomic window of candidate division WOR-3 bacterium:
- a CDS encoding glycosyltransferase family 2 protein encodes MGEPELALVFVNYDSARWLRTALASVKQAAENLEVELVVVDNFSPGEKERERLREVGDEFGARILLLGKNLGYGAAANRGVAHTRAELVAVCNPDVRFTAQSLSRLVEFIRSQPDAGAVSPQLYYPDRTPQPSCRRLPRLRYLFWGRRSPLVRMFPRQAPAREFLYLDLWRSTQPVEVEAVIGTVMVFRRSAFTAVGGFDEGYFMFAEDLDICDRLRRQGWRVFLEPRARVIHYYGAVRRRWRRWTEYQRVRGLHRFFVQRSGLPGSLLLSALFAGYYFSLEAMAVAGLGEFEYSWQKRSAKTGGRIAPA; translated from the coding sequence ATGGGAGAACCGGAGCTGGCGCTGGTGTTTGTCAATTACGATTCTGCCCGGTGGCTGAGAACCGCGCTGGCAAGTGTGAAGCAGGCAGCGGAAAATCTGGAGGTGGAGCTGGTAGTGGTGGACAACTTCAGCCCGGGTGAGAAGGAGCGGGAGCGGTTGCGGGAGGTTGGCGATGAATTTGGCGCCCGCATTCTGCTTCTCGGGAAAAATCTCGGTTATGGAGCGGCTGCCAATCGGGGAGTTGCGCATACCCGGGCTGAACTGGTGGCGGTGTGCAATCCGGATGTCCGGTTTACTGCCCAGAGTCTGAGCCGGCTGGTGGAGTTTATCAGGTCCCAGCCCGATGCCGGGGCGGTTTCCCCTCAGCTTTACTATCCGGACAGAACCCCCCAGCCCTCCTGTCGCCGGTTACCAAGACTGCGCTATCTGTTCTGGGGAAGACGCTCACCGCTTGTCCGGATGTTTCCCCGGCAGGCACCGGCACGGGAGTTTCTCTATCTGGATCTGTGGCGGAGCACGCAACCGGTGGAGGTGGAGGCGGTGATCGGCACAGTGATGGTATTCCGGCGCAGCGCCTTTACTGCTGTCGGCGGTTTTGATGAAGGGTATTTCATGTTTGCTGAGGATCTGGATATCTGCGACCGGCTGCGGCGGCAGGGGTGGCGGGTGTTTCTTGAACCGCGGGCAAGGGTGATCCATTATTACGGTGCGGTGCGCCGCCGCTGGCGCCGCTGGACCGAGTATCAGCGGGTGCGGGGGTTGCACCGGTTCTTTGTTCAGCGCAGCGGGTTGCCGGGTTCACTGCTTTTGTCAGCACTGTTTGCCGGCTATTACTTCAGCTTGGAGGCAATGGCGGTTGCGGGGCTGGGGGAGTTTGAATATTCCTGGCAGAAGAGGAGCGCGAAGACAGGAGGCAGGATTGCACCGGCTTAA
- the wbaP gene encoding undecaprenyl-phosphate galactose phosphotransferase WbaP gives MHRLKGLIVIALLVAGDLAGVLLSYILGYFVRSWWSGGETFTGSLLSRAYLLLVFPFVFAYEGLYTRRLTEWEERRRCVRGVVIGSALLTILLFMVRLWIVSRLVVVLSALFSAVLVPAIRTLLKRLLVRLQLLDQPLVIFGYGSAARLFEAELNKHRTMGYRVVARIERPADNEPLGALISRAEIPSGSLVVVLADCFREPELKQIFEYAEQSFAEMMILPNLSLLTTSTAAVEQIGSLLVLKYRYNLLRPMNLWTKQVLEFVLSLVLTIVLLPVFAVLALLVKLSSPGPVFFRQPRIGRGGRVFTCLKFRTMYQDAEARLEEILRRDPAVRAEWERYARITGDPRVTRIGRWLRRFSLDELPQLLNVLKGEMALVGPRPYLVSELERVGKYLKTIVRVRPGLTGLWQVSGRAELPFEERMLLDEYYIRNWSLWLDFSILVRTIRAVLTGRGAY, from the coding sequence TTGCACCGGCTTAAGGGGCTGATAGTTATCGCGCTGCTGGTCGCCGGGGATCTGGCCGGGGTGCTGTTGAGCTATATTCTGGGCTATTTTGTCCGTTCATGGTGGTCCGGGGGCGAAACCTTCACCGGCAGCCTGTTGAGCCGGGCATATCTCCTGCTCGTCTTTCCGTTTGTGTTCGCCTATGAGGGGTTGTACACGAGAAGGCTAACTGAATGGGAGGAAAGACGCCGGTGTGTGCGCGGGGTAGTAATCGGCAGTGCACTTTTGACTATTCTGCTGTTTATGGTGCGGTTGTGGATTGTGTCACGGCTGGTGGTGGTGCTGAGTGCGCTGTTCAGTGCGGTGCTCGTGCCTGCTATTCGCACATTGCTGAAGCGGTTGCTGGTGCGGTTACAACTGCTGGATCAGCCGCTGGTGATCTTCGGCTATGGCAGTGCCGCCCGGCTTTTTGAGGCGGAGCTGAATAAGCACCGGACCATGGGTTACCGGGTCGTAGCGCGGATTGAGCGGCCGGCAGACAATGAGCCGCTGGGAGCACTAATTTCCCGGGCAGAAATTCCCTCCGGGTCGCTGGTGGTGGTGCTGGCAGACTGTTTCCGCGAACCGGAACTGAAGCAGATCTTTGAGTATGCGGAGCAGAGTTTCGCCGAGATGATGATTCTGCCCAATCTCAGTCTTCTGACCACCTCCACCGCTGCGGTAGAGCAGATCGGAAGTCTGCTGGTTCTGAAATACCGTTATAATCTGCTCCGGCCGATGAACCTCTGGACAAAACAGGTGCTGGAGTTTGTGCTGAGTCTGGTGCTGACGATTGTACTGCTGCCGGTGTTTGCGGTGCTGGCGCTGCTGGTGAAACTGTCTTCACCCGGGCCGGTCTTTTTCCGGCAGCCGCGCATCGGCCGGGGCGGGAGGGTGTTTACCTGTCTGAAGTTCCGGACAATGTATCAGGACGCTGAAGCCCGGCTTGAGGAGATTCTGAGGCGGGATCCGGCGGTGCGGGCGGAGTGGGAAAGATATGCCCGGATTACCGGTGATCCGAGGGTGACCCGGATCGGTCGGTGGCTGCGCCGGTTCAGTCTTGATGAACTGCCCCAGCTGTTAAATGTGCTTAAGGGCGAGATGGCACTGGTGGGTCCCAGGCCTTATCTGGTGAGCGAACTGGAGCGGGTGGGAAAATATCTGAAGACAATTGTGCGCGTTCGTCCCGGACTTACCGGTCTGTGGCAGGTTTCCGGTCGTGCGGAACTGCCGTTTGAGGAGCGGATGCTGCTGGATGAGTATTATATCCGCAACTGGTCGCTGTGGC
- a CDS encoding DUF2723 domain-containing protein, translated as MLKTGILLRRYLLPLSAFLLPFALYFATTARDIFWLDSAEFVVVTAVNGLAHPPGYPLLLWILKAASLIPVLSLPFRLNLISSLFAAGSCLILFLLLDRLTRNPVASLLGALVWAVSWELWQQATAIEVYSLHTLLIALLLLLATVHAQTGSIRSLLLIFFLLGLGIAHHLFIIFWIPSLMVIAITGPKRPLLRSLPAGIALLLLGPLLYFSLLFRAQDLPGWAGVHSLSDLLVYVTARIYRYRFLAGGTGYLATQLRDLPKMLLQQFTVFWLLLIPGIIGMLKSHRRLLWGFFTGILTAGPAVLLYNIPDKEGYFLPVWFVCALLIGYGIHGLSRVKPIPVTITIAILTVAQTVYFYPRQDRSHLTSLTDLAQTVNAELPENAVLFTDDYSLFHGINWLNLKSRPEDRILVVSQYHLTLPWYLRQLMRNLPVPEAAVAAAENLWTAPVRTSDIRFGETARRTAEEIMADLISGLKGKRAFFFSQNFTTLLENWQGWRVKFNGLTYEFLPANDTLPAPPESLHLPGPERYQTSRFYDPLTVDLCRRFAATVNRRGMLKYARGDAGGAIADFNRSLQYYPDYPAAIENKGLVFAFEGKPDSARHYLRRFLELEPNSPEREKVKLILGRLGSY; from the coding sequence GTGCTGAAGACCGGCATCTTACTCCGCCGTTATCTTCTGCCCCTTTCTGCCTTCCTTCTGCCCTTTGCGCTGTATTTTGCCACCACTGCCCGTGATATCTTCTGGCTGGATTCAGCCGAGTTTGTGGTCGTAACCGCAGTCAACGGTCTGGCACATCCACCCGGGTATCCATTACTTTTATGGATATTAAAAGCTGCTTCCCTGATACCGGTTCTGTCCCTGCCCTTCCGCCTCAACCTGATCTCCAGCCTGTTTGCTGCCGGTTCCTGCCTCATTCTTTTTCTGTTGCTGGACCGGCTGACCCGTAATCCTGTCGCCTCCCTGCTGGGCGCACTGGTCTGGGCGGTATCCTGGGAGTTGTGGCAGCAGGCAACCGCAATTGAGGTCTACAGTCTCCACACCCTGCTGATTGCCCTGCTTCTGCTCCTGGCAACTGTCCATGCTCAGACCGGTTCAATCCGGAGTCTGCTTTTAATCTTTTTCCTTCTCGGACTGGGCATCGCCCACCACCTCTTCATCATCTTCTGGATTCCGAGCCTGATGGTCATCGCCATTACCGGTCCCAAACGTCCGCTCCTCCGCTCCCTTCCTGCGGGTATTGCACTCCTGCTGCTCGGCCCGCTGCTCTATTTCAGCCTGCTCTTCCGTGCTCAGGACCTGCCCGGCTGGGCAGGAGTTCACAGCCTCAGTGACCTGCTGGTTTATGTTACCGCCCGGATTTACCGCTACCGGTTTCTTGCCGGTGGCACCGGTTACCTTGCCACTCAGCTGCGCGATCTGCCGAAAATGCTCCTCCAGCAGTTCACTGTCTTCTGGCTTTTGCTCATCCCCGGTATCATCGGCATGCTCAAATCCCACCGGCGACTGTTATGGGGCTTTTTTACAGGAATTCTGACTGCCGGACCTGCGGTCCTGCTTTACAACATTCCGGACAAAGAGGGTTACTTTCTGCCGGTCTGGTTTGTCTGTGCTTTGCTCATCGGTTACGGCATCCACGGTCTTTCGCGGGTAAAACCGATCCCGGTCACCATTACCATCGCAATCCTGACCGTTGCCCAGACGGTTTACTTCTACCCGCGCCAGGACCGCTCGCACCTCACCAGCCTCACCGACCTTGCACAGACGGTAAATGCGGAACTGCCAGAGAACGCGGTCCTGTTCACTGATGACTACAGTCTTTTCCACGGTATCAACTGGCTCAACCTCAAATCCAGACCTGAAGACCGGATTTTGGTCGTCAGCCAGTATCACCTGACCCTGCCCTGGTATCTCAGACAACTTATGCGGAATCTGCCTGTGCCCGAGGCAGCGGTTGCGGCTGCTGAAAACCTCTGGACCGCTCCGGTCCGGACCAGTGACATCCGGTTTGGTGAGACTGCCCGCCGGACTGCGGAGGAAATCATGGCAGACCTCATCTCGGGTCTGAAGGGAAAAAGGGCATTTTTCTTCTCTCAGAACTTCACCACCCTCCTGGAAAACTGGCAGGGCTGGCGGGTTAAATTTAACGGCTTGACCTATGAATTTCTGCCCGCAAACGACACTCTGCCCGCACCGCCGGAATCGCTGCACCTGCCCGGACCGGAGCGGTATCAGACCTCCCGGTTTTACGACCCGTTAACCGTTGATCTCTGCCGGCGCTTTGCTGCCACGGTGAACCGCCGGGGTATGCTGAAATATGCCCGGGGCGATGCTGGCGGTGCAATTGCCGATTTCAACCGGAGTCTTCAGTATTATCCGGACTATCCGGCAGCAATTGAAAACAAGGGTCTGGTGTTTGCCTTTGAGGGCAAACCGGACAGCGCCCGGCACTATCTCCGCCGTTTTCTCGAACTGGAACCGAACTCGCCCGAAAGAGAAAAGGTGAAACTGATCCTTGGCCGGCTCGGCAGCTACTGA
- a CDS encoding vWA domain-containing protein, whose product MSIAVSIILLVLVLFAYRGLLHPRGEPGLFVLRLGVLVMFLLIATGQIVSFAWQERPHRVAVLVDRSKSMQAVRADSQALEIAGQIGSFLPRGLKPQFWSFGDSVYAGIDPNRIYEHTRLGRALELVFNSRPAAVLLLSDGQDNGDLSPMAVVKQAQVPVYVVGFGQYAGYNLSVRDLELPGLVYAGDTVHIRIHLLSSGLRENLPVRVEVAGQERIVIAGAGFSEQELEFPVVFNQPGKKVIPVRVESLPGEITFGDNRAQALVQVQPARVRVVYFTNNPGPNTRFILALLRQNPRVSLETVISLTGSLDTGKEPAGDVYLLDGVSEKEPDRVWWQWLESQIRDGAGLLFVAGVDNAIGPVLSRMLPVSQWTVLKGSFTPVSTSDAEIAGIFGPGGIDFNLLPPFSTLITGVPDAGAVVWLQAGENGKPVVVAGKRGRGRVVYFGGYPLWRWGFLPEISFGRESPLAVFLDRVSRYLAERDTNRFVLETDRMSYLAGEPVRLQLRARRPGGDCWEGLDVRIRVNTGGIWVPMVERGAGIYQATIQGSAPGSHHAVAEVRQEGVVLGTAGVDWGVDEQGVELVRLGLNRGLLERIAQAGNGWFVPAESLAPELIKGIRTRGYQRRLVLDPRSLPWWFGLMAVLFGVELLLRRRKGLY is encoded by the coding sequence TTACGGCTGGGGGTGCTGGTGATGTTTTTGCTGATAGCCACCGGCCAGATTGTCAGTTTCGCCTGGCAGGAGCGGCCGCACCGGGTGGCGGTTCTGGTTGATCGTTCCAAGAGTATGCAGGCGGTCAGGGCAGACAGCCAGGCGCTGGAGATTGCCGGGCAGATAGGTTCATTCCTGCCCCGGGGTCTGAAACCGCAGTTCTGGAGCTTTGGCGACAGTGTCTATGCCGGGATCGATCCCAATAGAATATATGAGCACACCAGGCTGGGCCGGGCGCTGGAACTGGTTTTTAACTCCAGACCGGCAGCAGTGCTGCTGCTGAGTGACGGTCAGGACAACGGCGACCTGAGTCCGATGGCGGTGGTGAAACAGGCGCAGGTGCCGGTTTATGTGGTAGGGTTCGGTCAATATGCCGGTTACAATCTCAGTGTCCGGGATTTGGAGTTGCCGGGTCTTGTTTATGCCGGAGATACGGTGCACATCCGAATCCATCTGCTCAGTTCCGGACTGCGGGAAAATCTGCCGGTGCGGGTTGAGGTCGCCGGACAGGAGCGGATAGTTATCGCCGGTGCCGGTTTCTCAGAGCAGGAGCTGGAGTTTCCGGTGGTTTTCAACCAGCCCGGGAAAAAAGTGATCCCGGTCCGGGTGGAAAGTTTGCCCGGAGAAATAACCTTTGGGGATAACCGGGCGCAGGCGCTGGTTCAGGTGCAGCCGGCACGGGTCCGGGTAGTTTACTTTACAAATAACCCGGGACCCAATACCAGGTTTATTCTTGCCCTGCTCCGGCAGAATCCCAGGGTAAGTCTGGAGACAGTGATTTCCCTTACCGGCAGTCTTGATACCGGAAAGGAGCCAGCAGGCGATGTTTATTTGCTTGACGGGGTCAGCGAAAAGGAGCCGGACCGGGTCTGGTGGCAGTGGCTGGAATCACAGATCAGAGATGGTGCCGGTCTTCTTTTTGTCGCGGGGGTAGATAATGCTATCGGACCGGTGCTGAGCCGGATGTTACCAGTATCGCAATGGACGGTGTTGAAGGGCAGTTTCACACCGGTGTCCACCAGTGATGCCGAGATTGCCGGGATTTTTGGACCCGGCGGAATTGATTTTAATCTTCTGCCGCCGTTCAGCACTCTGATCACCGGGGTTCCGGATGCGGGTGCTGTGGTCTGGCTTCAGGCAGGGGAGAACGGCAAGCCGGTGGTTGTCGCCGGCAAGCGGGGCAGGGGCAGAGTGGTTTATTTTGGTGGTTATCCGCTCTGGCGCTGGGGTTTTCTGCCGGAAATTTCCTTTGGTCGTGAGTCACCGCTGGCGGTATTTCTTGACCGGGTGAGCCGTTATCTGGCGGAACGGGATACGAACCGGTTTGTGTTGGAAACCGACCGCATGAGCTATCTGGCGGGCGAACCGGTGCGGTTGCAACTGCGGGCGCGGCGTCCGGGGGGAGACTGCTGGGAGGGACTGGATGTGCGGATCCGGGTTAATACTGGTGGTATCTGGGTGCCGATGGTAGAACGGGGAGCAGGGATATATCAGGCGACGATCCAGGGTTCTGCTCCGGGCAGTCACCATGCGGTTGCCGAGGTGCGTCAGGAGGGGGTGGTTCTGGGCACTGCCGGGGTTGACTGGGGTGTTGATGAGCAGGGTGTAGAGCTGGTCCGGCTCGGCCTGAACCGCGGTTTGCTGGAGCGGATCGCTCAGGCAGGGAACGGCTGGTTTGTTCCGGCGGAAAGTCTGGCTCCCGAGCTGATAAAAGGGATCAGGACCCGGGGTTATCAGCGCCGGCTGGTCCTGGACCCGAGAAGTCTGCCTTGGTGGTTCGGGCTGATGGCGGTGCTGTTCGGGGTTGAGCTTTTACTAAGACGCAGAAAGGGGTTGTATTAG
- a CDS encoding small multi-drug export protein: MSMVQGLKSGSELKTGCRRLFGILLLMAVPALVYAGSGERIAEWLGARGLSPQLVVLLVSMLPIVELRGAVPIGNNLFGLPLWQTLLLAIGGNMLPIFLVVLLLEKAVEWLGHIAVFRRFFDWLFQRTRKRSGVIERFEFWGLVIFVGIPLPMTGAWTGSVAAVLLGMSYFRALLGIFLGVLMAAVIVTALSLLRWWGAAVAALLILIITLQQFLSARRRSEKFRTGDQ; this comes from the coding sequence ATGAGCATGGTTCAGGGGTTGAAGAGCGGATCGGAGCTGAAAACGGGGTGCAGGAGACTGTTTGGGATTCTGTTGCTGATGGCTGTTCCGGCGCTGGTTTATGCTGGCAGCGGGGAGCGGATTGCGGAGTGGCTGGGAGCGCGGGGGTTGAGTCCCCAGCTGGTGGTATTACTCGTTTCAATGCTGCCGATAGTGGAGCTGCGGGGGGCGGTGCCGATCGGCAACAACCTTTTCGGACTGCCGTTGTGGCAGACACTCCTGCTGGCAATCGGTGGCAATATGCTGCCGATTTTTCTGGTGGTGCTTCTGCTGGAAAAGGCGGTGGAGTGGCTCGGGCATATTGCTGTTTTCCGGCGGTTCTTTGACTGGCTGTTTCAGCGGACAAGAAAACGGAGCGGAGTGATTGAACGGTTTGAGTTCTGGGGGCTGGTGATCTTTGTGGGCATACCTTTGCCGATGACCGGTGCCTGGACCGGTTCAGTAGCAGCGGTGCTGCTGGGAATGTCCTATTTCCGGGCACTGCTGGGTATCTTTCTCGGGGTGCTGATGGCAGCGGTCATTGTCACCGCGCTGTCCTTGCTCAGGTGGTGGGGTGCGGCGGTTGCGGCATTATTGATTTTAATAATTACTCTTCAGCAGTTTCTTTCCGCACGCCGCCGGTCAGAAAAGTTCAGGACCGGAGATCAGTAG